From one Vanacampus margaritifer isolate UIUO_Vmar chromosome 12, RoL_Vmar_1.0, whole genome shotgun sequence genomic stretch:
- the synpo2la gene encoding synaptopodin 2-like protein has protein sequence MVAEEVLITLSGGAPWGFRLQGGVEHQKPLQVAKVRKRSKACRAGLKEMDELVSINDHPCDMLSHAQAMLLIDASPGILHIRVKRAPAGFQSVVLVTRAPSPRIDKEYRASLQTLSPTDLHQAPIREVHRSRSSLTSGLTSPPGSEAYYGETDSDADVAGYERQRRQKRRSPNSNTGKPMGRTSPEGGETSEMSGYDSAPDAHAYPNLTEGHGGGGNGGMPGVARREVIYQPPAPGMWSSQTSTETSSIISSADDQGARDGEQEEDFLELANVPLVSPERAKEAMMLSSRSQLVPMVGPVNNPVDEELTTTYMEKAKQAKLNRGDTPQDKQVKEARSKCRTIASLLTDAPNPHSKGVLMFKKRRQRSKKYTLTSFGSVDEDQCLDSQEEDGLLPGSESEFEEEGFSAAPDPTWDSDYLEMLEKRATAGVEGRGDREEDAPSPGLNATTGKGAQLFEQQRKRAAEHAKKVEATQSQAAQQAINEQAQMFYNDSPGNTAIQQDVYQAQATFSMSNGDPSQVTGGTARMGTQGGPRPAIASVDMIIGNTPSVETSIQEPAASNVLNRTARPFTPGFITIRAATAPVAFNPSATKTNQRPSSAAAVPPPFSAVPEQAINATSVMLQLFPGPPVSSKPSAPVTRTAEASVILNPLTSSSFVETAHAAQQMTAAYPVQYVNVPPMPPAPPQPTFSAPSKPMVLASPQHMVPGPRQPVVSTTPQFMVSAPTPSISQTPVSTVSDPEAADPTPLSGSGGRTGILLEARRRGGKPKPMFIVPEVKKNSPNPELLSMVQNFDERAAHHKHGQPFSEDFYDGGQEGSGMVKMPPPVAPKPRVLQEAPQIIQAGGKGAQLFARRQNRMGMYVVDAPPQTHYQQEVSLHDTAQHLDSSSNPSLPSQWKYSSNVRAPPPIGYNPLLTPSIPTGPQRNMAKSGSKSRGGSQREGIQALDFIRRQPYQLNSAMFNYSGSAANLSVSPSHQDHRQGHYTALVGSSLTSPKQIPVKTARAYEIKRFSTPTPMSVPTLVPKVLAPRSATSLGERIDHSDMISPPPGPTAPTPDTNLARAPFRESASFSSQIGGLPSLPKLSVMPPPNSAPGVAKPYSPVTYNSGLQVAKQFKSAPELSVLSSLTPLKSNPVQAPKPRFVATKGGVQPCVWRPGAF, from the exons ATGGTTGCTGAGGAAGTTTTGATTACATTGTCCGGTGGAGCGCCGTGGGGCTTCCGTCTGCAAGGTGGTGTGGAACACCAGAAACCACTACAGGTGGCCAAG GTGCGCAAACGTAGCAAGGCATGCAGAGCCGGATTGAAAGAGATGGACGAGCTGGTGTCCATCAATGATCATCCATGTGATATGCTATCCCATGCCCAGGCTATGCTCCTCATAGATGCCTCTCCAGGGATATTACACATCCGTGTTAAAAG AGCACCTGCTGGGTTTCAGTCTGTGGTGCTTGTGACCCGCGCCCCGTCCCCTCGCATCGACAAGGAGTACCGTGCATCCCTCCAGACCCTGTCACCCACTGACCTCCACCAAGCGCCCATCCGTGAGGTCCACCGTAGCCGATCTTCCCTAACCAGTGGCCTGACTTCGCCGCCTGGTAGTGAGGCCTACTATGGCGAGACTGATAGCGATGCAGATGTGGCAGGTTACGAGAGGCAGCGGCGTCAGAAACGACGCAGCCCCAATTCTAACACGGGTAAACCGATGGGACGGACCTCCCCTGAGGGAGGGGAGACTTCAGAGATGAGTGGCTATGACAGCGCCCCAGATGCACATGCTTATCCAAATTTGACAGAAGGACATGGGGGTGGAGGAAACGGGGGGATGCCTGGGGTGGCACGAAGGGAAGTGATTTACCAGCCGCCTGCTCCAGGAATGTGGTCCTCCCAGACATCAACTGAGACATCTTCCATCATCTCGTCTGCAGACGACCAGGGGGCACGGGATGGAGAGCAGGAGGAGGACTTCCTGGAGCTTGCTAACGTGCCATTGGTATCCCCTGAGAGGGCAAAGGAGGCAATGATGCTGAGCTCTCGTAGCCAGCTAGTGCCCATGGTGGGCCCTGTGAATAACCCCGTTGATGAGGAACTTACAACAACATACATGGAAAAGGCCAAGCAAGCTA agCTTAATCGAGGAGATACGCCACAGGACAAGCAGGTAAAGGAAGCCAGAAGCAAGTGTAGAACAATTGCATCCCTACTGACGGATGCTCCCAACCCTCACTCCAAAGGGGTGCTGATGTTCAAGAAAAGGCGGCAACGCTCCAAAAAGTATACACTCACAAGTTTTGGGAGTGTGGATGAGGATCAGTGCCTGGACTCGCAAGAAGAAGATGGGCTGTTACCTGGCAGCGAGTCCGAATTTGAGGAAGAGGGATTTTCGGCCGCACCTGACCCAACTTGGGATAGTGACTACTTGGAAATGCTTGAGAAAAGGGCAACTGCGGGTGTCGAGGGCCGTGGGGACAGGGAAGAAGATGCTCCAAGTCCGGGCTTAAATGCCACCACAGGGAAGGGTGCCCAGTTGTTTGAACAGCAGAGGAAAAGAGCTGCTGAGCATGCCAAAAAGGTGGAGGCAACACAATCTCAGGCGGCCCAACAGGCAATAAATGAGCAAGCCCAGATGTTTTACAATGACAGCCCAGGTAATACAGCCATACAGCAAGATGTATACCAAGCCCAAGCAACATTTAGCATGTCGAATGGAGATCCATCCCAGGTCACAGGTGGAACAGCTAGAATGGGTACACAAGGGGGACCCAGGCCAGCCATCGCCTCTGTGGATATGATCATTGGCAATACACCATCAGTAGAGACATCCATACAAGAGCCAGCTGCCAGTAATGTTCTCAACAGAACTGCACGTCCTTTCACACCTGGCTTCATTACTATCCGGGCTGCAACTGCTCCCGTAGCATTCAACCCATCTGCCACAAAGACAAACCAGCGACCTAGCTCAGCAGCTGCTGTGCCGCCACCATTTTCCGCTGTCCCAGAGCAGGCTATTAATGCTACATCAGTTATGTTACAGCTGTTCCCCGGTCCTCCAGTCTCTTCTAAACCTTCTGCTCCTGTAACTCGCACAGCGGAGGCTTCTGTCATTCTAAACCCTTTGACCAGTTCCTCTTTTGTTGAGACAGCACACGCAGCTCAACAGATGACTGCTGCTTATCCAGTCCAATATGTAAATGTGCCTCCAATGCCCCCAGCTCCACCACAGCCTACATTTTCCGCTCCATCCAAACCCATGGTTTTGGCTTCACCACAGCATATGGTACCAGGTCCACGACAGCCTGTGGTGTCAACGACACCACAATTCATGGTTTCAGCTCCTACTCCTTCTATATCTCAAACTCCTG TGTCCACGGTCTCCGATCCAGAAGCGGCAGATCCAACCCCTCTTTCTGGTTCAGGAGGTCGTACAGGAATCTTACTTGAGGCTCGACGCCGTGGCGGAAAACCCAAACCTATGTTCATTGTACCAGAAGTGAAGAAGAATTCACCGAACCCTGAACTGTTGTCCATGGTGCAGAATTTTGATGAGAGGGCCGCGCATCACAAGCATGGCCAACCATTCTCTGAAGATTTTTATGATGGTGGACAGGAAGGAAGCGGCATGGTGAAAATGCCTCCTCCTGTGGCACCCAAGCCCCGGGTTCTGCAGGAGGCCCCACAGATCATTCAAGCAGGTGGCAAGGGGGCTCAGCTCTTTGCTCGCAGACAGAACCGCATGGGTATGTATGTAGTGGATGCCCCTCCACAGACCCATTACCAACAGGAAGTGTCCTTGCATGACACTGCACAACACCTGGACTCCTCATCCAACCCCTCTCTTCCCTCTCAATGGAAATACTCATCCAATGTGCGTGCCCCTCCACCTATAGGGTATAACCCACTCCTCACCCCCTCTATCCCCACAGGGCCTCAGAGGAACATGGCCAAGTCGGGTAGTAAGAGTAGAGGTGGCTCCCAGCGAGAGGGCATCCAAGCTCTGGATTTCATAAGAAGGCAACCCTACCAGCTCAACTCTGCTATGTTTAACTACAGTGGTAGTGCTGCAAATCTCTCAGTCAGCCCTTCTCACCAGGACCACAGGCAGGGACACTATACAGCATTGGTGGGCAGCTCATTAACTTCACCGAAGCAGATACCCGTAAAAACAGCTCGTGCCTATGAGATCAAGAGATTCTCAACACCAACACCTATGTCTGTTCCCACTCTAGTTCCTAAAGTCCTCGCACCACGTTCAGCCACCAGCCTTGGTGAGCGTATAGATCATTCTGACATGATTTCTCCACCTCCTGGTCCGACTGCTCCAACCCCCGACACCAACTTGGCACGAGCCCCATTCAGAGAGTCCGCTTCATTTTCCTCCCAAATAGGTGGATTGCCCAGCCTTCCAAAATTATCTGTCATGCCTCCTCCAAACTCTGCGCCTGGTGTGGCAAAACCTTACAGTCCGGTGACTTATAACAGCGGCCTCCAGGTAGCCAAGCAGTTCAAGAGTGCTCCTGAGCTCAGTGTGCTTTCTTCGCTGACCCCTCTCAAGTCTAACCCAGTCCAGGCACCCAAACCGCGTTTTGTTGCCACTAAGGGGGGTGTTCAGCCTTGTGTGTGGAGACCTGGGGCATTTTAA